From Ignatzschineria sp. RMDPL8A, a single genomic window includes:
- a CDS encoding FimV/HubP family polar landmark protein yields the protein MKSKKLTQVLAGIFAISAFGSAHAITLTNAQTKSYIDEPLQIEAKVVGAGDIMLPKYTDYLQYGYEVVDYNLSLDFYEKNGSQYLSITTDTPINDPAFILLLRGVDENKRVSLLEIPVILDFRTKAPAPKRAETAVAAAPKKTPKVKAEASAPKVDERPSLPKVTAEKVEAAPTATAAEKAVAQNGATTTKVEMVYEKYGPVKQGETIWRIANGFATKHKVPVNDMIARIKKENPKAFPNGVLLANVTLRVPVGTKTVEVAAPSVKADETLLTPPVADTASALDSVTEPIKEAAETVKETVTDAVSDLKQDASPSGQDKSAESALGALESKGEEVQADLKAAVTEKVDAATDKVKEAVDDVKASATEVKDDAVKAVTDIADDAKTSLDAAGVTVTEIATDLTHDAKEDVEALALEAKEKAEESAEAAKAKLAEEAKAAEAEKTRLEQEVLAAKEKAEKLAAEKKAELEAMVVAEEPVKKPIVVHDPMLDEPKGIVDIIMENAIAIVVGLGALLMGLIAIVLMRKRKEEFAPVGELTQPVGDVLAQDSATETADAEENHEHTAVALVQSHGGKNIDFTESELGEDAHVQNILPDAEEPATVDEDSEFLDALSALESLDEEISETPQEFEPEAIAIEETPETIEMPAAESESQSLSFDDSALDDLISEEEPAAEADGLSFEDGLAFEDSLTDLEESVTEESDVSSEPVVDASEGLSFESELVDTLTSDEEETSDVEATSFEISDETLAEPEEEEILDFDLDKLTTELTPENVELPEALPEVDLDSALEEIQTKHEEEHPEMDTKSFVFDSVEEEAKEDLEPFLDLEIDSNEADEEQADPTAELDALMAGIEEIHETEKGAIEPLEEVAEIEMPEAVEVEEIEETDVEPSDDDQESLDSLNAALDTLETAKAPEVAAPIAGAADADESNEDEEESERVKLELAEAYLDLNFDAALSIPLLNEVIQDGTPEQIEEAKALLARANKLVK from the coding sequence ATGAAGTCTAAGAAATTAACTCAGGTTTTAGCGGGCATATTCGCGATTTCAGCATTTGGCAGCGCACATGCGATCACGTTAACCAATGCACAAACCAAATCATATATTGACGAACCTTTACAGATCGAAGCAAAAGTGGTGGGCGCGGGAGATATCATGCTCCCAAAATACACCGACTATTTGCAGTATGGTTACGAGGTCGTTGATTACAACCTTTCTTTAGATTTCTATGAAAAAAATGGATCGCAATACCTGTCGATCACAACGGATACGCCGATCAATGATCCAGCCTTTATCTTATTGCTTCGCGGAGTGGATGAAAATAAGCGCGTGAGCTTATTAGAAATCCCAGTTATTTTAGACTTCCGGACTAAAGCCCCTGCACCAAAACGTGCGGAAACAGCGGTTGCGGCAGCGCCAAAAAAAACGCCTAAAGTCAAAGCAGAAGCAAGCGCTCCGAAAGTGGATGAGCGCCCAAGTTTACCTAAAGTTACGGCAGAAAAAGTAGAGGCCGCACCGACGGCAACGGCGGCGGAAAAAGCAGTCGCGCAAAATGGCGCAACCACAACAAAAGTTGAAATGGTCTATGAGAAATACGGTCCGGTAAAACAGGGTGAAACTATTTGGCGCATCGCTAATGGCTTTGCAACAAAGCACAAAGTCCCTGTCAACGATATGATTGCGCGCATCAAAAAAGAAAATCCTAAAGCATTTCCTAATGGTGTATTGCTTGCAAATGTTACGCTTCGCGTACCCGTTGGAACGAAAACCGTTGAAGTGGCGGCGCCAAGTGTGAAAGCAGATGAGACTCTGTTAACACCTCCAGTTGCTGACACAGCAAGTGCGCTTGATAGCGTTACAGAACCGATTAAAGAAGCGGCAGAGACCGTTAAAGAGACCGTGACGGATGCGGTTTCGGATCTTAAACAGGATGCCAGTCCAAGCGGACAGGATAAAAGCGCAGAGTCGGCTCTCGGAGCTCTCGAATCTAAAGGCGAAGAGGTTCAAGCTGACCTTAAGGCGGCAGTCACCGAAAAAGTAGATGCGGCAACGGATAAAGTTAAAGAAGCGGTTGATGATGTGAAAGCGTCAGCTACTGAAGTAAAAGATGATGCCGTAAAAGCGGTAACAGATATCGCGGATGATGCGAAAACATCACTCGATGCGGCGGGCGTAACCGTGACGGAAATCGCAACCGATCTCACGCATGATGCGAAAGAAGATGTTGAAGCCCTTGCGCTTGAGGCAAAGGAAAAAGCCGAAGAGAGCGCTGAAGCGGCAAAAGCTAAATTAGCAGAAGAAGCGAAAGCGGCAGAGGCTGAAAAAACACGTTTAGAACAAGAAGTTCTTGCTGCAAAAGAGAAGGCTGAAAAATTAGCGGCTGAGAAAAAAGCGGAACTTGAAGCGATGGTTGTCGCTGAAGAGCCCGTTAAAAAACCGATCGTAGTGCATGATCCAATGCTCGATGAGCCTAAAGGGATCGTTGACATTATCATGGAAAATGCGATTGCAATTGTGGTGGGCTTAGGCGCGTTATTAATGGGATTGATTGCCATTGTCTTAATGCGTAAACGTAAAGAAGAGTTTGCCCCGGTTGGTGAACTCACTCAGCCTGTAGGGGATGTATTGGCTCAAGATAGTGCTACTGAAACAGCGGATGCCGAGGAAAATCATGAGCATACAGCGGTCGCGCTGGTACAATCTCATGGCGGTAAAAATATTGACTTTACCGAGTCAGAGCTTGGAGAGGATGCGCATGTCCAAAATATCTTACCAGATGCTGAAGAGCCCGCAACGGTTGACGAAGATAGTGAGTTTTTAGACGCATTAAGCGCACTTGAGTCGCTTGATGAAGAAATTTCTGAAACGCCACAAGAGTTTGAGCCAGAAGCAATTGCGATTGAAGAGACTCCAGAAACGATCGAAATGCCAGCTGCAGAATCAGAGAGTCAATCATTAAGTTTTGATGATAGTGCACTCGATGATCTTATTTCTGAGGAAGAGCCTGCGGCAGAAGCAGATGGTCTCTCTTTTGAAGATGGCCTTGCGTTTGAAGATTCGCTGACCGATCTTGAAGAGAGCGTTACAGAGGAATCAGACGTTTCGTCAGAGCCTGTCGTCGATGCATCTGAAGGTTTAAGCTTTGAATCAGAACTTGTTGATACATTAACCAGTGATGAGGAAGAAACTTCAGATGTTGAAGCAACGTCGTTTGAAATCTCCGATGAAACACTGGCAGAACCTGAAGAAGAGGAAATTCTCGACTTTGATCTTGATAAACTCACCACAGAATTAACACCGGAAAATGTGGAACTTCCTGAAGCGCTTCCAGAGGTGGATCTTGATTCTGCACTTGAAGAGATTCAAACCAAGCATGAAGAAGAGCATCCTGAAATGGATACAAAATCATTTGTATTTGATTCAGTGGAAGAGGAGGCCAAAGAAGATCTCGAACCTTTCTTAGATTTAGAGATCGATAGCAACGAAGCCGATGAGGAACAGGCTGATCCAACGGCCGAACTTGATGCACTAATGGCAGGGATTGAAGAGATTCATGAAACTGAAAAAGGTGCGATTGAGCCCCTTGAAGAAGTCGCTGAGATTGAAATGCCAGAGGCAGTTGAGGTTGAAGAGATTGAGGAAACAGATGTTGAGCCGAGCGATGATGATCAAGAATCACTCGATTCACTCAATGCAGCGCTCGATACTTTAGAAACCGCTAAAGCGCCTGAAGTAGCTGCACCAATAGCAGGAGCTGCGGATGCGGATGAGTCGAATGAAGATGAAGAAGAGAGTGAGCGCGTGAAGCTTGAATTAGCGGAAGCGTACTTAGATCTCAACTTTGATGCAGCGCTGTCAATCCCGCTTCTTAATGAGGTAATTCAGGACGGTACTCCAGAGCAGATCGAAGAGGCAAAAGCGTTATTAGCGCGGGCGAATAAGCTCGTGAAATAA
- a CDS encoding acyl-CoA thioesterase, producing MEKMRQPTRELTMTVLMTPDMVNFSGNVHGGDILKLLDQVAYACASQYAGSYVVTLSVDKVVFKEPIYVQELVTFRACVNYVGRTSMEIGVRVEAKNIRTREVRHTNSCYFTMVAVNDNGIPTKIPELSLDTETQKRRYDNAILRRNSRLAFDKAQIRGSDVDDEVVSEE from the coding sequence ATGGAAAAAATGAGACAACCCACCCGCGAATTAACAATGACTGTTTTAATGACCCCTGACATGGTTAATTTTTCAGGAAATGTCCACGGGGGCGACATTTTAAAACTACTCGACCAAGTGGCGTATGCCTGCGCAAGCCAATATGCGGGAAGCTACGTAGTGACCTTATCGGTTGATAAAGTGGTCTTTAAAGAACCCATCTATGTTCAAGAACTTGTCACCTTCCGCGCGTGCGTAAACTACGTCGGTCGCACCTCAATGGAGATCGGCGTTCGCGTTGAAGCCAAAAATATCCGTACCCGTGAAGTCCGTCACACCAATAGCTGTTACTTCACCATGGTTGCGGTCAACGATAACGGAATCCCTACTAAAATTCCTGAATTATCACTCGATACCGAAACGCAAAAACGTCGTTATGACAACGCTATTTTACGCCGTAATTCTCGCCTTGCCTTTGACAAAGCGCAAATTCGCGGTAGCGATGTGGACGATGAAGTGGTAAGCGAAGAGTAA
- the epmA gene encoding EF-P lysine aminoacylase EpmA, with protein MTLQERLGQRAVFLRAIREYFYQKNIIEVDTPILSQFGNPDPALLNFVATYHGPGKLHQKPLFLITSPEYHMKRLLAAGVEDCYYLGKVFRDGELSSRHNPEFTMLEWYRLGFSLETLMDEIILLVQTLTEKNLAVEFYTYREAFETFLEINPFEATLDDLLALIKKHNIDLGFTPKDRDEAFDLIVSFLIEPAFDPEKLTLLYHYPASQASLAKIVTDDAGNLVGKRFELYWKGLELANGYEELTDSHEQRIRFENENRAREEAGYRAVPIDDKMLEVLDDLPYCSGVAMGVDRLMMALWGKSKIEEVVPFGLDEA; from the coding sequence ATGACGCTACAGGAGCGTTTAGGTCAACGCGCTGTGTTTTTACGTGCGATTCGTGAGTATTTTTATCAAAAAAATATTATAGAAGTGGATACGCCCATTTTAAGTCAATTTGGTAATCCTGATCCGGCACTCCTTAATTTTGTAGCGACTTATCATGGCCCGGGGAAGCTGCATCAAAAGCCACTTTTCCTGATCACGTCGCCTGAATATCATATGAAGCGCCTTTTAGCGGCAGGCGTAGAGGATTGTTATTATTTAGGAAAGGTGTTCCGCGATGGTGAGTTGAGTTCACGCCATAATCCTGAATTTACCATGCTCGAATGGTATCGATTGGGCTTTAGCTTGGAAACGTTGATGGATGAGATTATTCTCCTTGTCCAAACGCTCACCGAGAAAAATCTCGCAGTAGAATTTTATACCTATCGTGAAGCGTTTGAGACGTTTTTAGAGATTAATCCTTTTGAGGCAACGCTGGATGATCTGCTTGCATTAATTAAGAAACATAATATTGATCTGGGCTTTACCCCTAAAGATCGTGATGAGGCGTTTGACTTAATAGTCTCATTTTTAATTGAGCCGGCGTTTGACCCTGAAAAATTGACGCTGCTCTATCATTATCCTGCCTCACAAGCCTCGCTTGCGAAGATTGTAACCGATGATGCGGGGAATTTAGTGGGGAAACGTTTTGAGCTCTATTGGAAGGGCTTAGAGCTTGCCAATGGCTATGAAGAGTTAACTGACAGTCATGAACAACGCATTCGCTTTGAAAATGAAAATAGGGCCCGTGAAGAGGCGGGATATAGAGCTGTTCCCATTGATGACAAGATGCTCGAAGTGCTCGATGATCTACCATATTGCAGCGGCGTTGCGATGGGGGTGGATCGCCTGATGATGGCGCTATGGGGGAAATCTAAAATCGAAGAGGTCGTGCCGTTTGGATTGGATGAAGCTTAG
- the asd gene encoding aspartate-semialdehyde dehydrogenase: MKKLGIIGWRGMVGSVLMDRMIEEKDFTDLYTTFFSTSNAGGDAPTIEGSQETTLADAFSFEALMAQDIIISCQGGDYTSEVFFDLREKGWNGYWIDAASTLRMNDDATIVLDPVNHHVIDESLDRGIKNYIGGNCTVSLMLMGLGPLFKAGLVEWATSMTYQSASGAGAQNMRELIEQMGEIYTPVKADLENPALSILEIDKKITDHFKDASFPTERFGAPLAGSLIPWIDSELENGQSREEWKAMAETNKLLQLKKQVSLDGTCVRVGAMRCHSQALTLKLTQDISIPEIEAMLAAGNDWVKVVPNHKEITMQELTPAAVSGSLTIPVGRLRKLNIGNQYLNCFTVGDQLLWGAAEPLRRILSIIKKTA, encoded by the coding sequence ATGAAAAAGCTAGGTATTATCGGTTGGCGTGGTATGGTTGGATCGGTGTTGATGGATCGTATGATTGAAGAGAAAGATTTTACCGATCTTTATACGACCTTCTTCTCAACCTCAAATGCAGGGGGCGATGCGCCTACCATTGAGGGATCTCAAGAGACGACGCTTGCGGATGCTTTTTCATTTGAAGCGCTTATGGCGCAAGACATTATTATCAGCTGCCAAGGCGGCGATTATACGAGTGAGGTCTTTTTTGATCTGCGTGAAAAGGGCTGGAATGGTTACTGGATTGACGCGGCCTCAACCCTTCGTATGAACGATGATGCGACGATTGTGCTCGATCCTGTGAACCATCATGTGATCGATGAGAGTTTAGATCGTGGGATCAAAAACTACATCGGTGGAAACTGTACGGTGAGTTTAATGTTGATGGGATTAGGGCCTCTTTTTAAAGCGGGCCTTGTTGAGTGGGCAACATCGATGACCTACCAATCTGCCTCTGGTGCCGGTGCGCAAAATATGCGTGAACTGATTGAACAGATGGGTGAGATTTATACGCCCGTTAAAGCCGATTTAGAGAATCCCGCGCTCTCAATCTTAGAGATTGATAAGAAAATTACCGATCACTTTAAAGATGCCTCATTTCCAACCGAACGTTTTGGTGCGCCGCTTGCTGGAAGCCTCATTCCGTGGATTGATAGCGAACTTGAAAATGGCCAAAGCCGTGAAGAGTGGAAAGCGATGGCGGAAACCAATAAGCTTCTTCAACTTAAAAAACAAGTGTCGCTCGATGGAACGTGCGTGCGCGTTGGGGCAATGCGTTGTCACTCACAAGCGCTCACTCTTAAATTAACGCAAGATATCTCCATTCCTGAGATTGAAGCGATGCTCGCCGCGGGAAATGATTGGGTGAAGGTGGTGCCGAACCATAAAGAGATCACCATGCAAGAGCTCACACCAGCGGCCGTATCGGGCTCATTGACAATTCCTGTGGGTCGTTTACGTAAATTAAACATTGGTAATCAATACTTAAACTGCTTTACAGTTGGAGATCAGCTTCTTTGGGGAGCTGCAGAGCCGCTTCGCCGGATATTGTCAATTATCAAAAAAACGGCTTAG
- a CDS encoding MFS transporter, with the protein MTKETTGRVPLRFYWLIFLAAACLRVTLTSLGSFVEDISNDLSLSKAVASLVVTIPTLCMGVCALLATPLSNRIGLERTITLSIFTIAIATFFRTHFSTVMLLILFSFVMGTGIAIVGPLASGFVKRHFGTLSSRGMFLYSLGISVSGVLGTFGTSVLSGYFDLKWPVALELWALPIFLIALFWALYYLRPSGNMANNRGQQEAKAPLPWGNKKAWLLVLCFGLQSGNFYTLVTWLIPYLEEQGVSALHSQILLNLFMLNGILGSFVFPFLLARFRKEVAIYVAAFMLISSILAILFFFENRIILYSAIFVLGMTANAGMFVIVLTLPFHEVHSGNEIASWTAMMSFGGYVISSMIPTLFGFIYDITNSYANVMWGLLASSILLLGCFLFFLYSKSEKPLQKIHQS; encoded by the coding sequence ATGACAAAAGAGACAACGGGCAGAGTGCCGCTTCGATTTTATTGGTTAATTTTCTTAGCCGCCGCCTGTCTGCGGGTTACGTTGACATCACTTGGGTCGTTTGTAGAGGATATCTCAAACGACCTTTCCTTGTCTAAAGCGGTGGCAAGTTTAGTGGTGACGATCCCGACGCTCTGTATGGGTGTTTGCGCGCTACTGGCAACGCCGCTTAGTAACCGAATTGGTCTTGAGCGCACGATTACACTCTCAATTTTTACGATTGCGATCGCTACCTTTTTTAGAACGCATTTTTCGACGGTGATGCTCTTGATTCTCTTCTCATTTGTGATGGGAACGGGGATCGCCATTGTCGGGCCGCTCGCTTCGGGATTTGTAAAACGTCATTTTGGTACGCTCTCATCGAGAGGGATGTTTCTCTACTCTCTAGGCATTAGCGTCAGTGGTGTATTAGGGACGTTTGGTACGTCGGTTTTAAGCGGATACTTTGATCTTAAATGGCCGGTAGCGCTTGAGCTTTGGGCATTGCCGATATTTCTGATTGCGCTCTTTTGGGCACTCTATTATCTTCGGCCAAGCGGGAATATGGCGAATAATAGAGGTCAACAAGAGGCGAAAGCACCGCTCCCGTGGGGCAATAAAAAAGCGTGGTTACTCGTTCTCTGTTTCGGGCTTCAATCGGGAAATTTCTACACCCTGGTGACGTGGCTGATTCCTTATCTCGAAGAGCAGGGCGTTTCAGCGCTGCATAGCCAAATTCTGCTCAATCTGTTTATGTTAAATGGGATTTTAGGCAGCTTTGTCTTTCCCTTTTTATTGGCGCGGTTTCGTAAAGAAGTGGCGATCTACGTGGCGGCATTTATGTTGATCAGCTCGATCTTGGCGATCCTCTTCTTCTTTGAAAATCGCATCATTCTCTATAGCGCAATTTTCGTACTCGGAATGACGGCCAATGCGGGAATGTTTGTCATTGTATTAACGCTCCCCTTTCATGAAGTGCATAGTGGAAATGAGATTGCGAGCTGGACTGCGATGATGTCCTTCGGCGGGTATGTAATTTCATCAATGATTCCAACCCTTTTTGGGTTTATTTATGATATAACTAATTCTTATGCGAACGTTATGTGGGGTCTTCTCGCAAGTTCCATACTGCTTTTAGGCTGTTTTTTGTTCTTTTTATATAGTAAAAGTGAAAAACCGCTCCAAAAAATTCACCAATCATAA
- the leuB gene encoding 3-isopropylmalate dehydrogenase — MKILVLSGDGIGPEIVAEAEKVLRFVSQKHDFDLEIDHALIGGVAIDSVGVPFPDETLAKAKAADAILLGAVGGPKYDTLPREIRPERGLLAIRKELNLFANLRPAQVFEELAHASTLKHEVVAGLDILIMRELTGDIYFGEPRGIEVRDGERVGINTMVYSESEIRRIAHVAFQAAQKRNKRVCSIDKMNVLEATQLWRDVVTEVSKEYPDVELSHLLVDNAAMQLVRNPKQFDVMLTGNIFGDILSDEASMLTGSIGMLPSASLDENNKGLYEPIHGSAPDIAGQNKANPLATILSIGMMFQYSFDRTDIAKEIENAVKSVLAAGHRTLDIADDASQAIGCKEMGDLVIEALK; from the coding sequence ATGAAAATTTTAGTATTATCAGGGGACGGCATCGGCCCAGAAATCGTGGCTGAAGCTGAAAAAGTATTACGTTTTGTGTCTCAAAAACACGATTTTGATCTAGAGATTGATCATGCACTGATTGGTGGTGTAGCGATTGATTCAGTCGGCGTACCTTTTCCTGATGAGACGCTCGCAAAAGCGAAAGCGGCGGATGCTATTTTACTTGGCGCGGTGGGCGGTCCTAAATATGATACGCTCCCTCGTGAAATTCGCCCTGAGCGCGGATTATTGGCGATTCGTAAAGAATTAAATCTCTTTGCAAACCTTCGCCCAGCACAAGTTTTTGAAGAGCTGGCTCATGCATCAACCTTAAAGCATGAAGTGGTAGCGGGGCTTGATATCTTAATCATGCGCGAATTGACCGGCGATATCTATTTTGGTGAGCCTCGCGGGATTGAAGTTCGTGATGGCGAGCGTGTGGGCATCAATACGATGGTCTATTCAGAATCTGAAATTCGCCGTATTGCTCACGTTGCGTTCCAAGCGGCGCAAAAGCGTAATAAACGCGTCTGTTCAATCGATAAAATGAACGTATTAGAAGCGACCCAATTATGGCGCGATGTGGTGACTGAGGTATCTAAAGAGTATCCCGATGTGGAGCTTTCACACCTATTAGTTGATAATGCGGCGATGCAATTAGTGCGCAATCCAAAACAGTTTGACGTGATGTTAACCGGGAATATCTTTGGTGATATTTTATCGGATGAAGCGTCGATGTTAACCGGTTCAATCGGCATGCTGCCATCGGCGTCGCTCGATGAAAATAATAAAGGACTTTACGAGCCAATTCACGGTTCAGCGCCGGATATCGCAGGGCAGAATAAAGCGAACCCCCTTGCAACGATTTTATCGATCGGCATGATGTTCCAATACAGTTTTGATCGTACCGATATCGCAAAAGAGATTGAAAATGCGGTGAAATCGGTCTTAGCGGCAGGGCATCGTACCCTTGATATCGCGGATGATGCATCACAAGCGATCGGCTGTAAAGAGATGGGCGATTTGGTGATTGAAGCCCTTAAGTAG